GAAGAGTGGAAGACACAGTTGCATGATTATGGGAAGCAACAGCAGTAAGGGGTTGGTCAGAAGGTAAATTAATGTTAATTTATTTAGTCACTGTAGCAACCACAAAGGGTCTTCTTGGATTCAACTAAACATTCATATTTCAAGACTAGCACCATGCCACCCAGAAGAACAGAGGGATAAGAACCACAGTTTCCTGGCATCAGGATATACCAAGTTTCCTCTCAAGATTCCCATAAAATGAGTATGGAAGGTGCCCTTGCTAAACAGCCTCATGTCCCAGAGGAGCCAGTATCTCTTGTAGCAAATGCACTAAAGGCATTCCCAGAAACAAGAGTCACCATACTCCAGGAAGTGAGAATGTTAATTTGCCGATCGGAAGTAATTTTTCCACAGGCGAGATTGCCTAGACATACACTCCACATCTTAACAGAACTAGACTAATCAGCAGTCACAATCTCATGCAGAAGTGGGAAAGATTTTGTTAACCCTCTACCCACAAACCCACTGTGATTACTCCTGGGCAAAACAGTGCTCCAGGTGGAGGAGACAGCCTGTAGATGCCTTAGGGAAAGGAGCAAAGGGTACATTCCAGTGTCTAAAAAGAAGTGTATAATGACTGAAGCATATCAAGTGTTCCGAAGTGTAAAAGGTGTgggaatgagaaagaaatgtcacAGAGATGCAAGGGAGAATGTATCTTGCAGGACAATAGTTTAATGTAGAATCAGTAAAAGATTTGATGTAGGGAATGATGGAATCATACTTACATTTTAGAATGCAAAATGGAGCTACACCTGTGTGGAGCTCTAGCAAGAGATGTAAGGGAAAGAAGTGAGTGAGGTCAAGTATTTATTCCCCTGGATtcttgccttcaagctttcctgAATGGGCTTTGTCCCTTGACTAGGTGTATTGCTCCTTTCCAGATGGTTCTCTCCCAACACTACAACCTCACCTGGGTTCTGGTAACCAGTACTCCtcttgagggcttccctagtggctcagctagtaaagaatccgcctgtaacaCAAGAGACCCcgagtcaatccctgggttgggaagatcccctggaagacggcatggcaacccactccagcattcttgcctgaagaatccccatggacagaggagcctggcatgaggtcgcaaagagtcggacagaaatgagcacctaagcacagcaCTGCTCTTAAGATTGGCTCCAGAGTTGATTACTATCTCTTCACATACCTTCCCTtcacatatatccatatataaaccctttattgaacttttctaaaactattctaaTTTTTAAGTGTGCACTGGTCCTGCACTGATCACAATGAAACAAACTATTGTTTTTGTAAAtcaagttttattagaacatgaCATGCTTATCGCTTATGTATAGTCTGTGGCTGCATCCACACTACAATAGTGGAGCCGACAGATGTGACAGACTGTATGGCCCACAAAGTCTAACATAtttatctggccctttatagaaaaagcttGCAAACTCCTGTCCTAGCGTCTGAGGGTAGCCTGAGCTGTAGACAAAACACAGAACTTGATCGCAAAGGGAGAATTTCAGTGAAGACTGAATCTGCAGCCCTCACCAAAATCAGGGTTTtgatagagaaggacagagagTCGGAATGGAGACATCTGGGTGAGATGCACTTGAGTTTATTTGACTGACAGATTTTACAGGGATTTTCTTGGCTTGCAGAAGCAGCCCATTCCCTCCTGTTAAAAGGGAGAAGCATGCCCCTCTCTAGCTAGTCGAGAGTCTATGCAGAGGCGTCAATGGAAGCAGGTGTCCTACAAGCCCGGGTTTGTAGGACAGCATAAATCTAGTTTCTCAGGATGGCCATAACAAAGTATTACAAGCCAATTGACTTAaatcaacagaaatttattctcttgcaGTTCTGGGTGCTAGAAATTTGAAACATATTGACAGGGACATACTCTGCCTCTGAAGATGCTAAGGAAGCGTCCTTCCATGCCTTTGATAGTTTATGGCGATCTCTAAtaatccttggcattccttgacCAAGGAATCTCTCACTCTAATCTCTTCCTCACTTTACATGGTTTTCTCCCTTGtgtatctatgtgtctgttttaaaTTGCCCTCTTCTTTTAGTGATACCAGTCACTTAAATACGTGCTGTgtccatgctaagtcgcttcagtcatgtctgactctttgtgatgctatgaatgaactgtagcccaccaggctcctctgtaaatgggattctccaggatactggagtggactgccatgctctcctccaggggattttcccaacctgggatggaacccatgtcttttacatcttctactttggcaggagagttctttagcACgagtgccacaagggaagccaagtcACTGCCACCCAAATCCAGTACGGTCTccttttaacttgattacatcttcAAAGGACTTGTTACGTGGTGGTAAAGagccttcctgccaatgcagcagatgtaagagacatggtttccatacctagattgggaagattccctggaggagggtatggcaacccaccccaatattcttgcctggagaatcccatggacagaggagactggaggtctatagtccatagggttgcacagagtcatacacgactgaagtgacttagcacacacacattcataccaTCCACCCTTATATGAATAATTAAGCTCAAATCTCAGCATGGTCTAAGTAAGAAAATGCTGGCAGAATGCAGAATTCTAAGTGAGGAAAGGCTTAGAAAGTGAGCATGCTAGATTTGGTCTGGTATATAAGATCCAACATTCCACTGACTGGTGGTACTCACTATTTACACAAGACAAAAAATAACGTGATGGCAGGCAAATCACCAACATTCATCAGAAGCTCAGAAATGTAGGCCAGGACTGACTAGAAAAGGTGCTATTATAGATAAAGGACTTGGTTCCCAGGATTATCTCACTTTGGGTCCAATGTATCCATGGACCTATCTAGTTGTTATCATCTCAGTTCTGAATGCATAATTGGAATGGACTTTTAGCAGGTCCCAGGATCCTCACACCGATTCCTTGACACATGGAATAAGAGCTGTCAGAAAGGTTGAGAACAAGCCCCTATCCATCAAAGTTCTTAAAGCCAATGAGTGCCACACGCTGGCTACAATGGCAACGATCAGGGTCATCCCTAAAGACTTAAATGAGGCAAGCGTAATGGTCCCTACTATGTACGTCACCATTTAAGTCACCAATCTAGTCTCTGCAAAATCCCATGAATCATAATGGAGGATAGTGTACTTATCCAAGCAGGAGCCCCAGTTGAAGTTGTTGTTCTAGGTATGGTATCTTTACTGAAACAGGTCAACTAAGCCTCTAGTTCATGTACATGACTTTTGAACTTAGAGTACATATGATTTTCAATATCCACCAGGAAGGGGCACCTGAAGTAGCTCACATTCACCCAGGATAGGCAGCAGTGAGTCTTCTCATTCTAGCTTCAGAGATATGCTAAATTTCCTGCCCTCTGTTACAATAAGTCCAAAGAGAGTGTGTCTCATCTGAACATTCCACAGGGCATCGTGTTAGAATGATGGCAGTGAGCTGATCAGATCTGGTAAGCAAAGAAATACCCTGGACACTCAGGTTTAGAAGGTGGAAGATAATCAGTGGCTAGAATACGGGTGTCGTTTTCGGAGTCTAACAGTTTGACGCCTGCCAGATACCTCTTCCAAGGTAAAGTAAGAGGTGCTGCGCCTTGCCCCTCTGACCCTAGCTGAATACAATGAATAACACAGTTTGCTCGACCTCTTCCAGTTTCAGAGGCAGCATGTACTGCACTTGAGGGCTCAGTTCTGGCTCATTTATCAGGTGACCCAGGTTTCCCAGTTTTGAAAGGATCCCAGAATGAGGCCAGAAACGGCTCCACAGCAGAGTCCAGACACTCCCTGTGGAATTTTAAGAGATTTCCTAGTGATAATACACAGACTAGCAATACATATatgatactttttcttttttcaagacaACTTCCTCTATTGTTCTCTATTCAGAATTCTCAAATACTCTATTAACAGCAAGTACATGATCCTTAGTAATCAATGGGCTTCTCTCCACCCTGGCTTTGTCACATCTCACAGAAAAGCAATTTTAGAAAGGACCAGAATCAGTGAAAATGAAGAGTTGCTTATGCTACTAACCTTGATTGaatgtaaatatgaaaataaaaagaaatgaaaacaagaaaaaaaatgcctttattaCAAAAACAAATATGAGAGTGAAGctacttttcatcttttctttcccttattaTAACACTGCTTCCATCTGTTTTATGCAAAAGTGTAAAgtgttgtttaaatatttttccaaagtaggtaagttttaaaaaaaacttagtaTGTACAACCAaatgctttaaagaaaataatatgataaaATTTGATCTATGTATATTACATAAATcaaaacatgactgagtgaataacaatCCACATTCACatagtttttaatttctaatttataaagcattttagcatataaaataaataaccaatatATCTATAAAGAAGAGATAAGTGGATCTTGTTATTCATTTGGAGAATGAAATTTAAGTACAGAGGTTTTTCTGGACAGGCTCAGAGAACTTAAAGTGAAGCCATCtgctaatatattttataaaagtgcATCCAACCAAGCTGATATGTAATACGAAGTAAGAATTTCTGTCCCTATCTATTTTGGCACCTGAAAGgatttatttgtgctttttaaaaatagtcaagCTTTATGCTAGGCCTGaggattttaaaatgaataagatgATGGTTCTGCCCTTAAGGACACATATATAGACTTTACACAAGGAATTATAACTATGATAATGATTATAattatgatatgatatgataagCTCTCAATATAAACAAACTCTTTgccaacaacaacagaaaatagtCATGAATTCTACATGAGGTTATGTAAGACTTACAAGAGTAGGTAATATATTTGatgggaaattaaaagatgagatGGATTTCACGAGACGGTgaaaaaagggaagagaggaaggtaAAGAAGCAGAGGGCATCCTAGAGAAGCATGAAAGCTTAAGGAGGTGTTCAAAGAATAAAAGAAGCCATTGAAACTGAGGAAGAAATGATTTGTGAAGTGGAGTGGTTGATGGTCTAGCTTCATATATTTGGTATAACAACATTAATTTTACTGTGAATACTAGAAATCAAAATGttcataagatttttaaaaatgtccataAGATAAAAATAACACGTACCAGATCTTTGCATTTTCAAAGTCTAGCAAAATATATGACAAACTTtgtaatgagaaaaagaaacatttttgacAAGTTAACATGTGATATTTAAATGTGCACTGTATTTTATGGCATTATTTTGCATTACATCTCATGTATTGCATTTGTTTTATAGCTGTGATTTTTATTACCTTGGGGATAAGCATTTATATGAAGAGCATCATTTCTCCTAAAACACTAGTAGGAGCAGTTGGCATTTAATACCACTCTAAAGAATCATTTTCATAACCTCTCTTTAGGGAAGTACATTTTAGGAGTAGAAAAagtttgaggaaaataaaagcagaaatgggTTTGGAGAAGCAAAAATTAGTGAGAAATTGCTCAGTGAATATCAATCACATTCTACTAGCAGAGTTTGGGTATCACTAGAtttgaggtctcctgcattgcaggcagattctttaccaactgagctatcagggaagcctagatTTGAGGCATCCATCTTTATTTATGGTACACTTTAAGAAGCTCATTTGAGACTAGGGAGCTTACTCCAAAGCTACAGGCTTGATATGTTCATATAATAAAAGAATTTCTACTTCACTACCCATACATGATAGCAACAACATAATACATGTCAGCATTCTTTATAAGTTGTGTAAGTCTTACCAAATGCAATAATAACCTTCATCACTTGCTCAATAATACATTGATTATGAATAACCACCTAGAAATTATCCAATAAAAACTATGAAAGAATATTTCGAGTGCTTATTCCATGTCAAGCACTCTGATAAGTCCTCTGCATACATTCTCTTATTCAATCTTTTCAACCACCCACTGGAAGCAAGGAGGATCCTAAATTTACAACTGAGGAAACTGACCTAGACAGGAAATTTGACTTGCACACAGAAATATACAAAAGTAATATACAGATAATATAAACAAGACCTGAACAGAAGCAGCACTAATATCAAAGACCCAGATATTAATTGTAAGAAATTAAACAAccataagaataaaaaatgacccaatatataaatgagaaaaagatttGAACATACACTTCATCAAAGACATATGGCTGGcaagaaatatgtgaaaatatacttaacatcattaattattatgGAAGTGCAAactaaaaatacaatgaaataccagtatacaccttccctggtggctcagcaatgaAGAACCTGCCCACActgcaggagccacaggggaccaggtttccatccctgggtcaggagcatcccctggagaagggcacagcaacccactccagtattcttgcctggaaaattccatggacagaagaagctggtgggctacagtccaaggggtcacagagtcagacacgactgaagctacttaccATGCACGCACCAGTATACACCTactgcatgcttagttgcttagttgcctccaactctttgccaccccatggactgtagcccgccaggcttctctgtccatggaattttctaggcaagaatattggagtgggttgccatttcctactccagggtatcctcctgaCCGATGGAGGGATCAAAGtggaatctcctgcatctcctgcatttgcatctcttgcattgtgcCATCTGAGAAGCATACACCTACTAGACTGGCTGAAATATGATGAATAAatttaacatgacattgtaaataaactatactctataaaattttaaaaaaataaaataaaattttaaaatgacaacagTGTTAGCAACAATATGAAGGAACTTGAACTCTCATACAATGCCaggcaggaatgtaaaatggtataacgactttaaaaaataattttattttaaattccttaaaaagttaagcaTGTATGTATTATATGTCTGGCCCTTCCACACAAAGCATTTACCCAAGAGTAAAGAACACCTGAGTGTGTGCCAGCGTACTCAACTGTGTtggactcttgcaaccccatgaactgtagccagccagaattcctctgtccatgggattctccagggtaagaatactggagtgggttgccatgctctgctccaggggatcttcctgacccagggacgaaGCTGGGTTCCTTGTtttgcaggatgattctttaccatctgagccacgagggaagccacaGTTTATATATTTTCCTACATTTCTACAATATCTGACTTtgtacaatgaaaataaattttatatctaaaaataagtcatttttaaagaaagcactATCTTACAGACTCTTGAAAATTTACCCAGTATACTGCCAACTATTTCCATacttaaatttgttaaaataacCAGAAAGTCAATTTATAAACATCCTCTTTGGATGTGGACCTTTATTTACTCTCAGATGAATCggtgttgatttttgttttactctatttcacTGCCTTGCCGCCCCCATCTCTTGGTCCTTGGACAGAAAAAGGTCAGAGAGGGAGGACAAGTACggtttggctccatcctttcttTTGCAAGTCACAGCATCTACTTTTTCGACAGGACTTTAAACTTAGATGAAACAGTAAATTACAAACGCCCAAAAACCAGAAATCTCGCGTCGACGATGGGGGAAATGTTTCTAACTGTTAGCCTTTTCCCCACGGCGAATGACGCGCGCGCGCCCGCACAGCCCTCCGCCTGGAATTCCGTGCGTGTGGAAGCGAAGGGGCGTGTGACGCAGTCGCCGTCGCCTAAGGCTGCGTTCTGATTCAGATCTGATGCCCCGGCGGCGCCTGACCGCGCTCAGCCggcctggcctcagtttccctacttCTAAGTAGGAGAGGCCATGCTGCCCTGCTTCTTGTTCCTGCCCAAGCACATCAGCACATCGTTGGTGTTCCTGCGCAGTGCGCGCCACGGCTTCGCTTTCCTGCCGCGCTGGGTCCCCAGGCTGTCCTCGGACTACCCGCCCGCCGCCCCCATTCGCCTGCTGGCCGCAGCCGCCTCTTCCCGGGGGCCGGCGGGGGCCGCCGGCGCCCTCTCCCGGGTGCGCCAGAACTTCCACCCGGACTCCGAGGCCGCCATTAACCGCCAGATCAATCTGGAGCTCTATGCGTCCTACGTGTACTTGTCCATGGCCTATTACTTCTCCCGAGATGACGTGGCCTTGCACAACTTTGCCGGATATTTCCTTCGACTGTCTCGCGAGGAGACCGAGCACGCGGAGAAGCTGATGAGGCTGCAGAACCAGCGGGGAGGACTGATCTGCCTGCAGGACATCAAGAAACCGGACCAGAACGACTGGAAGAGCGGGCTGAATGCCATGGAGTGTGCTCTGCtcttggaaaagactgtgaaCCAGTCGTTGCTGGAAATGCACACTCTGGCATCAGACAAAGGTGACCCCCATTTGTGCGATTTCCTAGAAACCCACTATCTGAATGAGCAGGTGAAGTCTATCAAAGAACTAGGTGACCACGTGAACAACTTGGTTAAGATGGGGGCCCCCGAGTCTGGTCTGGCAGAGTACCTTTTTGACAAACATACccttggaaatgaaaacaatCGCAACTAACCCATAGGCTGCCTTCCCAAACAGGGTGTGCCAGGACCCAGAGGCAGCTGTTTCCTCCaatctttttatattcttctctTATTACAATGTCTCAATAAAGTGATTTGTAGAGAAAATGTATTTAGCCCCATGTTAACAATGGCTGTTTGCCCAGCATCAAGATGATTTTCCCAGCCCAGAATGAGATGGTATAAAAAAGACTGCAAAAAACCTACTGAAATAGATGCAAACTAAATTTTTACAGTTACCAAATATTCCCGACCATGACCCTGCAATAAATATCCATGAATTTCAACTCAACAAATGCCTGTTATTTTCAAGACATTATGTTAAAGGCTAAAGTGGAAATATGTGTAAGATAAATATGCAAATAGGCTATAGCAAGATGAAGGATATGTAGTACTGCAAAAATAATACGTGGAAAGTTCTGTAACAAGTTTTACCGTTTTCAAAAAGTGCAATCTGTTTTTGAAGGATTTTGTGATCAACCAAATTCAAGAAAAGCTAAAAAAGTATAAATGCTGGATTTGGAAAGACACAATGTGTGCTAGCACTTTAAGGGCTCTGGTAaatcttgaaattaaaaacaaaatccaaaccaAAAAAATTATTGGATTGGTTTTCATTTAGCTCAGTGTTTCCCCAACAAACCCAATCTCAGctagctttttgtgtgtgttttagcaATGATAATATAATCATACCTACATATCTGATAATAGACTGTACAGCCTCCCTTTTAACATACCAAAAAGGGTGAACACACTGCAGAAAACATGTTCCTGTGGCCTTTAAAATGAAGCTGAAAGAATATTAGGGTGGAAAAGTCAAGAAGGAATTCAGAATAAAAGAAGCATCAGCTGGGCAGATGTTTTCTTggggaggcaggagaaagggcAATAAAGTGAGTAGGAGAATACAGTAcatcccctacatatgaaccttcaagtttcgAGCATTCAAAGATGTGAGCATGCGTTCACATGTCCAATCATGTTAGGTTAATTCATGTGTTTGGCATACATTGTCACGT
This genomic window from Cervus canadensis isolate Bull #8, Minnesota chromosome 4, ASM1932006v1, whole genome shotgun sequence contains:
- the LOC122440077 gene encoding ferritin, mitochondrial encodes the protein MLPCFLFLPKHISTSLVFLRSARHGFAFLPRWVPRLSSDYPPAAPIRLLAAAASSRGPAGAAGALSRVRQNFHPDSEAAINRQINLELYASYVYLSMAYYFSRDDVALHNFAGYFLRLSREETEHAEKLMRLQNQRGGLICLQDIKKPDQNDWKSGLNAMECALLLEKTVNQSLLEMHTLASDKGDPHLCDFLETHYLNEQVKSIKELGDHVNNLVKMGAPESGLAEYLFDKHTLGNENNRN